The following coding sequences lie in one Gemmatimonadota bacterium genomic window:
- a CDS encoding class I SAM-dependent methyltransferase — protein MPAFKDHFSGHAPDYARFRPDYPEALFSWLAGQCPARRMAVDIGSGNGQAALPLAGRFEHVVATDPSFRQLGEAPESLWRVVALGEALPLRDRGVDLIGVAQALHWLDAQRFGSEARRVLKAGGILAAWTYRWFRMAPPYGEAVERFYARVAPWWPPERRLVEEGYAPVPLPGDPVAVPEFKMREEWALERVAGYLRTWSATKRFQADRGTDPVDVFECEVDLVTTGRTRVPVEWDLVLRVTRMS, from the coding sequence ATGCCGGCCTTCAAGGACCACTTCTCCGGACACGCGCCCGACTATGCGCGCTTTCGACCCGACTACCCGGAGGCGCTGTTCTCCTGGCTGGCCGGGCAGTGTCCCGCTCGTCGGATGGCGGTCGACATCGGCTCAGGCAACGGGCAGGCGGCGCTTCCGCTGGCGGGTCGCTTCGAACACGTCGTGGCCACCGACCCCAGCTTCCGCCAACTCGGTGAAGCGCCCGAGTCCCTTTGGAGGGTGGTGGCGCTGGGAGAGGCCCTGCCCTTGAGGGACCGCGGCGTCGATCTGATCGGTGTAGCGCAGGCGCTCCATTGGCTGGACGCTCAGCGCTTCGGTTCCGAGGCGCGGAGGGTGCTCAAAGCGGGCGGGATCCTGGCGGCGTGGACGTATCGCTGGTTCCGGATGGCGCCCCCCTATGGCGAGGCCGTCGAACGGTTCTACGCGCGAGTCGCGCCTTGGTGGCCTCCCGAGCGGCGATTGGTGGAGGAGGGCTACGCACCCGTTCCACTGCCCGGTGATCCCGTCGCGGTCCCTGAGTTCAAGATGCGAGAGGAGTGGGCCCTCGAACGGGTGGCAGGCTACCTGCGCACCTGGTCGGCCACCAAGCGCTTCCAGGCGGATCGAGGCACCGACCCCGTTGACGTCTTCGAGTGCGAGGTGGATCTCGTGACCACGGGTCGGACCCGCGTCCCCGTCGAGTGGGACCTGGTGCTGCGGGTCACACGGATGTCGTGA
- a CDS encoding amidohydrolase family protein: MGSRRSTTLVLVLLMVGCAERTPELDLVLAGGRVMDPESGLDAIRDVGIRSGRIAAISETALEGARVIDVSGHVVAPGFIDLHEHGQSEEAYGLMVRDGVTSAFEIEVGTGDVSGWYAAREGGQIVNYGVSIGHIPARMSVLGDPGAFLPAGVGGSSAADDAQEAAMEEILRRGLAEGAVAMGFGSAYTPGADMAELERMFRVAAEGGVSAHIHPRNGSAGLDSTLTAARRAGAGLHVVHVNSSAGDELDAFLSAIQAARDAGQDVTTEAYPYGAGMTEITSALFDDWQTWPEERFGLHQLVSTGERLTRESFGRARAAGGTVIIHGRSEEQTRAAIASPLSMIASDGFIEGGRGHPRTSGTYAKVLGRYVRDEGVVELMDALRRMTLEPARRLQARVPDLANKGRLKVGADADITVFDPNTVQDRSTYEDATIPSAGIPYVLVGGTLVVDGGALVADARPGRAVRAPRER, encoded by the coding sequence ATGGGCAGTCGCCGATCGACCACACTCGTGCTCGTTCTGCTGATGGTGGGGTGCGCAGAGCGCACCCCGGAGCTGGATCTGGTCCTGGCCGGGGGTCGCGTCATGGATCCGGAATCCGGCCTCGACGCCATCCGGGACGTGGGGATCCGGAGTGGACGCATCGCGGCCATCTCGGAAACGGCGCTCGAGGGCGCCCGGGTCATCGACGTCTCCGGCCACGTCGTCGCCCCAGGGTTCATCGACCTGCATGAGCACGGTCAGTCCGAAGAGGCCTATGGGCTCATGGTGCGGGACGGTGTGACCAGCGCGTTCGAGATCGAGGTGGGGACCGGAGACGTGAGTGGCTGGTATGCTGCCCGCGAGGGCGGCCAGATCGTCAACTACGGCGTGAGCATAGGCCACATCCCGGCGCGGATGTCGGTCCTGGGTGATCCCGGCGCTTTCCTCCCCGCCGGTGTCGGAGGGAGTAGCGCCGCGGACGACGCCCAGGAGGCCGCCATGGAAGAAATCCTACGGCGGGGACTGGCGGAGGGCGCCGTGGCCATGGGCTTCGGAAGCGCCTACACGCCGGGAGCGGACATGGCCGAGCTCGAGCGCATGTTCCGGGTGGCGGCCGAGGGCGGCGTGTCCGCCCACATCCATCCCCGCAACGGGTCCGCGGGTCTCGACTCCACGTTGACCGCAGCGCGACGGGCCGGAGCGGGGCTACACGTGGTCCACGTCAATTCGAGCGCGGGTGACGAGCTGGACGCATTCCTGAGCGCAATCCAGGCGGCCCGCGACGCGGGCCAGGACGTGACCACGGAGGCCTACCCCTACGGCGCCGGCATGACCGAGATCACCTCCGCCCTCTTCGACGACTGGCAGACGTGGCCGGAGGAACGCTTCGGCCTGCATCAATTGGTATCGACCGGGGAGCGCCTCACGCGGGAGAGCTTCGGGCGAGCGCGGGCCGCCGGCGGCACCGTGATCATCCATGGCCGCTCGGAGGAGCAGACCCGCGCAGCCATTGCGAGCCCGCTTTCCATGATCGCCAGTGACGGTTTCATCGAAGGAGGTCGCGGCCATCCCCGCACGTCCGGCACCTACGCCAAGGTGCTGGGGCGCTACGTGCGCGACGAGGGAGTGGTCGAGCTCATGGACGCCCTGCGCCGCATGACGCTGGAGCCGGCGCGCCGGCTTCAGGCCCGGGTGCCCGACCTGGCCAACAAAGGGAGACTGAAGGTGGGGGCGGACGCGGACATCACGGTCTTCGACCCGAATACCGTCCAGGACCGATCGACCTACGAGGACGCCACCATCCCCTCAGCGGGGATTCCGTACGTGTTGGTGGGCGGCACCCTGGTCGTCGACGGCGGCGCCCTGGTCGCGGACGCACGCCCC